Proteins from a genomic interval of Luteolibacter sp. Y139:
- a CDS encoding Hsp20/alpha crystallin family protein yields MKVLTHWNPLRDIHELQHRVLNALGNERECGGAAVAEWVPVVDILEDEKEYLVKAELPGVARENVHVTVEKGRLAIKGERAFEKEQNGKKYHRVERSYGTFLRSFNLPENADAEKVEAQFKDGVLFVHLPKQEKAQSREIEVKVN; encoded by the coding sequence ATGAAAGTTCTGACTCACTGGAATCCCCTTCGCGACATCCACGAATTGCAGCATCGCGTGCTGAATGCCCTGGGCAACGAGCGCGAATGCGGAGGTGCCGCCGTTGCCGAATGGGTGCCGGTTGTTGATATCCTCGAGGATGAAAAGGAATATCTCGTGAAAGCCGAGCTTCCCGGAGTCGCCCGCGAGAATGTCCATGTCACGGTCGAGAAGGGCCGGCTGGCGATCAAGGGCGAGCGTGCCTTCGAGAAGGAACAGAACGGCAAGAAGTATCACCGCGTCGAACGGTCCTACGGCACTTTCCTACGGAGCTTCAACCTGCCGGAGAATGCCGATGCCGAGAAGGTCGAGGCGCAGTTCAAGGATGGCGTCCTGTTCGTCCATCTGCCGAAGCAGGAGAAGGCTCAGTCGCGTGAGATCGAGGTGAAGGTGAACTGA
- a CDS encoding glycerate kinase produces MRVLLACDKFKGSLGATEACEAIRAGLPGEWEIDICPIADGGEGFVDAMLAGSGGEWVTAPCTDAKLRPIEASYGIYRSSKGVVAVIEMASASGLWRIRPEDRNPSVSSTYGTGQLIRHAIEVSGATRVLVGLGGSATNDGGAGMAAALGVRFLDDQGTYLPPVPGVFVTLDRVDESERIPLPEVIVACDVDNPLTGPRGASAVFGPQKGASPEDVAFLDGVLSRLVQVSGGEVQANTPGAGAAGGLGFGLLRFADAKLVAGFDLVAEALGMAERLKTADLVITGEGSLDVQTLGGKGPAGVAAMAKAAGIPVVAVAGRIEDSARPLFDACLSLESFGLPVAESIARAPELVTALVAEHADLLRGLAAR; encoded by the coding sequence ATGCGCGTCCTGCTGGCTTGCGACAAATTCAAGGGATCCCTGGGCGCGACGGAAGCCTGCGAGGCGATCCGCGCCGGGCTTCCCGGGGAGTGGGAGATCGACATCTGCCCGATTGCCGATGGCGGCGAGGGCTTCGTGGATGCGATGCTGGCGGGTAGCGGCGGGGAGTGGGTGACCGCGCCGTGCACCGATGCAAAGCTGCGACCCATCGAGGCGAGCTACGGCATCTATCGTAGTAGCAAGGGAGTGGTGGCAGTCATCGAAATGGCCTCTGCCAGCGGACTGTGGAGGATCCGTCCCGAGGATCGGAATCCCAGCGTTTCCAGCACCTATGGCACCGGACAATTGATACGGCATGCCATCGAGGTATCGGGTGCCACTAGAGTGCTCGTTGGACTCGGAGGGAGCGCTACCAATGATGGCGGAGCCGGCATGGCGGCCGCGCTTGGAGTCAGATTCCTCGACGATCAAGGCACCTATCTTCCTCCGGTGCCGGGTGTATTCGTCACGCTTGATCGCGTCGACGAGTCGGAAAGGATACCGCTTCCAGAAGTGATCGTTGCCTGTGACGTGGACAATCCACTTACCGGTCCGCGCGGCGCTTCGGCTGTCTTCGGTCCTCAGAAGGGGGCATCGCCGGAGGATGTGGCATTCTTGGATGGCGTGCTTTCCCGGCTTGTGCAGGTTTCCGGTGGGGAGGTCCAAGCGAATACCCCAGGGGCAGGTGCCGCGGGAGGACTTGGTTTCGGCCTGCTGCGCTTTGCGGATGCGAAGCTTGTTGCGGGTTTTGACCTCGTGGCGGAAGCGCTTGGCATGGCGGAGCGCTTGAAGACGGCCGATCTCGTGATCACCGGCGAGGGTTCGCTTGATGTCCAGACGCTCGGGGGCAAGGGGCCTGCGGGAGTCGCCGCGATGGCGAAGGCCGCGGGCATCCCGGTGGTCGCGGTGGCGGGGCGAATCGAGGATTCGGCGCGGCCGCTATTCGATGCCTGTCTGTCGCTTGAGAGCTTCGGCCTGCCGGTGGCGGAGTCGATTGCCCGCGCGCCGGAGCTTGTCACCGCGCTCGTTGCGGAGCATGCGGACTTGCTCCGTGGGTTGGCCGCCCGCTAG
- the fabD gene encoding ACP S-malonyltransferase, with translation MSDVVLLFSGQGAQKVGMGKDFHEASETARGLFKKADEALGFALSEVMFEGPDDELTRTSRCQPALYLHGLVALALLRERVGGLNPVAAAGLSLGEFTAHAAAGTFSFEDGLKIVARRGLFMEEACQATQGSMAALIGGEEDAVRALAAECDVDVANFNAPGQIVLSGTVAGIDAAVEKARDHGIRRAIKLNVAGAYHSRLMQAAQDKLAAELAGVPVQSPVLPVVCNFGASVVSDPAEIRSMLEKQVTGSVRWTESIELLIGKGHRTFIELGPGKVLAGLVAKISKEATVYSIEDLASLESVVEALS, from the coding sequence ATGAGCGACGTGGTTCTTCTATTCTCCGGACAAGGCGCCCAGAAGGTGGGCATGGGCAAGGATTTCCACGAGGCGTCGGAGACGGCGCGCGGGTTGTTCAAGAAGGCTGACGAGGCACTTGGTTTCGCCCTTTCGGAGGTGATGTTCGAAGGGCCGGATGACGAGCTGACCCGGACCTCGCGCTGCCAGCCGGCGCTGTATCTCCACGGCCTCGTGGCCTTGGCGCTGCTGAGGGAACGCGTGGGCGGTCTGAATCCGGTGGCCGCCGCAGGCCTGTCGCTCGGTGAGTTCACGGCGCATGCGGCTGCGGGAACGTTTTCGTTTGAAGACGGACTCAAGATCGTCGCCCGGCGCGGCCTTTTCATGGAGGAAGCCTGCCAAGCCACGCAGGGCTCAATGGCCGCTCTGATCGGTGGTGAAGAGGATGCCGTCCGCGCGCTCGCTGCCGAGTGCGATGTGGATGTGGCCAACTTCAATGCACCCGGCCAGATCGTGCTCTCCGGCACCGTCGCCGGGATCGATGCCGCGGTGGAAAAGGCCCGTGACCACGGCATCCGCCGCGCGATCAAGCTGAACGTCGCCGGGGCCTACCACAGCCGCCTGATGCAGGCCGCGCAGGACAAGCTAGCCGCCGAGCTGGCGGGCGTGCCGGTGCAGTCGCCGGTTTTGCCGGTGGTCTGCAATTTCGGTGCCTCGGTGGTGTCCGATCCCGCGGAGATCCGCAGCATGCTGGAGAAGCAGGTGACGGGCTCGGTGCGCTGGACGGAATCGATCGAATTGTTGATCGGAAAGGGCCATCGGACCTTCATCGAACTCGGTCCTGGCAAGGTTTTGGCGGGTCTCGTGGCGAAGATTTCGAAGGAGGCAACGGTGTATTCCATTGAGGATCTGGCGTCCTTGGAATCGGTCGTGGAAGCCCTCTCCTGA
- a CDS encoding BT4734/BF3469 family protein, translating into MRTPDEITAGSTTAGTLEAQISIFQGVWGKKPTETMTMADYLRRVSAGDWKQPVEECRGLLAAGDEAAYRDGKKSLPAVCLSGTAKTRDSSVPLVDREFEHNGFLQGDLDEKDHKGISLKEIESRLRSIPEVAFYFRSPSGKGFKVGVRVRPDVECHEAAFVSASGRFAANGLKLDPSTKDPMRLCFVSYDPDVWIREGETKELEHDERCLRLSRESEIDCRYPKPSEDQVRDMLSFIPPRPEYTMWLKIIASVCDAVGEEAGLRLLKEWSPEEREGEYEEKIRHRLERVAAATLFFYAREHGWTGGCQPADVRFFPQRGEYFIRAAHCWRPYRSRLHVLNRLMKSQPDELSPKEKRRRAENLLQTIEERNVIDWAGPLAGHPAGPHSAGQHQLLVTIGPSLVPPEPGNCDTILAILEAVIGNDDHAGNKQVEYVLAWLKLGLTAIRSAVRTPGHVLIFAGVPESGKSLLVYLFKLVFGGRVGVPHQAWSRETTFNADLMGAELLVIDDCYNSGEMAKRRALATSMKESLFNDEVRIHPKGREAFCVQPVWRAVMCCNDDPDSLYVVPPLTSDVRDKFTILRTHRRPLPLLPSSPEKRREFQQRVQRELPAFIHHLDNLTIPSWLKANNRCGIEPFHHPYIKALLGDLNPEVQLLELIDYAMSFAEGGDAQKGSWDPVRLLPEQKRTIWTAAELLSHIGQPGHLPLHMCKGLPNSPQRMGRYLMSLAKSHPHRVREASMRNGYNRFEILPPPETQQPTE; encoded by the coding sequence ATGAGAACCCCCGACGAAATTACGGCGGGTTCCACGACCGCTGGGACCCTCGAAGCCCAAATCAGCATCTTCCAGGGTGTCTGGGGCAAGAAGCCCACCGAAACAATGACGATGGCGGACTATCTCCGCCGAGTGTCGGCTGGTGATTGGAAACAACCCGTGGAGGAGTGCCGGGGTCTTCTAGCAGCGGGCGATGAGGCCGCATACCGGGATGGGAAGAAGAGCTTGCCAGCCGTTTGCCTGAGCGGGACCGCGAAGACCCGCGACTCGTCGGTCCCATTAGTGGATCGAGAATTCGAACACAACGGATTCCTGCAAGGCGATCTGGACGAGAAGGACCACAAGGGTATCTCCTTGAAAGAGATCGAAAGCCGGCTGCGGTCGATCCCGGAGGTTGCATTCTACTTTCGCTCCCCGAGCGGCAAGGGATTCAAGGTGGGAGTTCGCGTTCGTCCGGATGTCGAGTGTCACGAAGCTGCATTCGTCAGTGCTTCGGGCCGATTTGCAGCGAACGGTCTCAAACTAGACCCCTCGACCAAGGACCCAATGCGTCTCTGTTTCGTGTCATACGATCCAGACGTGTGGATTCGAGAAGGAGAAACAAAGGAATTGGAACACGACGAACGGTGCCTACGGCTTTCGCGAGAAAGCGAAATCGATTGCCGGTATCCCAAGCCAAGTGAGGATCAAGTTCGCGACATGCTTTCGTTCATTCCGCCGCGGCCGGAGTATACGATGTGGCTCAAAATCATTGCGAGTGTGTGCGATGCCGTGGGCGAAGAGGCCGGGCTTCGCCTCCTGAAGGAATGGAGTCCCGAAGAACGGGAAGGCGAATACGAGGAGAAGATCAGGCACCGATTGGAGCGAGTGGCGGCGGCGACGCTGTTCTTCTACGCCCGTGAACACGGTTGGACCGGTGGGTGCCAACCGGCAGATGTCCGCTTTTTTCCCCAGCGTGGAGAGTATTTCATCCGCGCCGCCCACTGTTGGCGTCCCTACCGAAGCCGGCTTCATGTCCTCAACCGATTGATGAAATCTCAGCCCGATGAACTTTCACCCAAAGAGAAACGGCGTCGGGCGGAAAACCTCCTTCAGACAATCGAAGAACGTAACGTGATTGACTGGGCAGGCCCGCTCGCGGGCCACCCGGCGGGCCCCCATAGCGCGGGTCAGCACCAGCTTCTGGTCACCATCGGTCCGTCTCTCGTCCCGCCCGAACCGGGCAACTGCGACACCATTCTCGCAATCTTGGAGGCGGTTATTGGCAATGATGATCACGCAGGGAACAAGCAGGTCGAATACGTGCTAGCTTGGCTGAAGCTGGGGTTGACTGCGATCCGCTCAGCTGTGCGGACTCCGGGTCATGTACTGATCTTTGCTGGAGTGCCCGAATCGGGAAAATCGCTACTGGTCTACCTTTTCAAGCTCGTGTTCGGCGGGCGAGTGGGAGTGCCGCACCAAGCGTGGAGTCGCGAAACCACCTTCAACGCTGACCTGATGGGAGCCGAGCTGCTGGTGATCGACGACTGCTACAACTCCGGCGAGATGGCCAAACGTCGAGCACTGGCGACATCCATGAAGGAATCGCTATTCAATGACGAGGTCCGCATTCATCCGAAGGGCCGCGAAGCATTTTGCGTTCAACCAGTTTGGCGGGCGGTGATGTGCTGCAACGACGATCCGGACTCCCTGTATGTGGTCCCGCCTTTGACCAGCGATGTTCGCGATAAATTCACGATTCTCCGAACCCACCGGCGACCGCTGCCCCTGCTCCCATCAAGCCCGGAGAAGCGACGAGAGTTCCAGCAGCGGGTCCAGCGTGAATTGCCCGCGTTTATTCACCACCTGGACAACTTGACGATCCCAAGTTGGCTGAAGGCAAATAACCGCTGTGGAATCGAACCCTTCCACCATCCCTACATCAAGGCGCTGCTGGGAGACCTGAATCCGGAGGTCCAGTTGCTGGAACTCATCGACTATGCCATGAGCTTTGCTGAAGGTGGAGACGCCCAAAAGGGATCGTGGGACCCGGTGCGTCTGTTGCCGGAGCAGAAGCGAACGATTTGGACCGCGGCCGAGCTTCTCTCTCACATCGGCCAGCCTGGGCATCTGCCCCTGCATATGTGCAAGGGACTTCCGAATTCCCCGCAGCGAATGGGCCGCTACCTAATGTCGCTTGCCAAGTCTCACCCCCATCGCGTCCGGGAAGCGTCCATGCGAAACGGATATAATCGCTTCGAGATTCTCCCCCCGCCCGAAACACAGCAACCGACAGAATGA
- a CDS encoding YebC/PmpR family DNA-binding transcriptional regulator: MGRAFECRRRAKEARWDTMSRVFPKLAKSITMAAKNGGPDPAANAPLRLAIANAKGQNLPKDKIDAAIKRAAGKDAADIVEVAYEGKGPHGSLFYIECATDNTNRSVVNMKTIFNKNGGQIVNSGQLDFMFTRKSVVEFEVTPGMNLEEIEMELIDGGLEELEVEDGIARAIGEYANFSSLTAAVEKLGIATKKAGLERIPTQPIELTEEQMAEVEVILEKIEEDDDVQVVFTNLA, translated from the coding sequence ATGGGACGCGCCTTCGAATGCCGACGCCGAGCCAAGGAAGCCCGCTGGGACACCATGTCCCGCGTTTTCCCCAAGCTCGCCAAATCCATCACCATGGCTGCAAAAAATGGCGGCCCGGACCCGGCGGCCAATGCCCCGCTGCGCCTCGCCATTGCCAATGCGAAGGGCCAGAACCTGCCGAAGGACAAGATCGACGCCGCCATCAAGCGCGCCGCCGGCAAGGACGCCGCGGACATCGTGGAAGTGGCCTATGAGGGCAAGGGGCCGCACGGCTCGCTCTTCTACATCGAGTGTGCCACCGACAATACCAACCGCTCGGTGGTCAACATGAAGACCATCTTCAACAAGAACGGCGGCCAGATCGTGAACAGCGGCCAGCTGGATTTCATGTTCACCCGCAAGTCGGTGGTGGAGTTCGAGGTGACGCCGGGAATGAATCTCGAGGAGATCGAGATGGAGCTCATCGATGGCGGCTTGGAAGAGCTGGAAGTCGAGGACGGCATCGCCCGGGCGATCGGGGAATACGCCAACTTCTCCAGTCTTACCGCGGCCGTGGAAAAGCTCGGAATTGCCACCAAGAAGGCTGGCCTGGAGCGCATCCCGACCCAGCCGATCGAGCTCACCGAAGAGCAGATGGCCGAGGTTGAAGTGATCCTCGAGAAGATCGAGGAGGACGACGACGTGCAGGTCGTTTTCACGAATCTCGCCTGA